The sequence GGGGGAAGTGGATAGTGCAGTCATTCTTGGTTGTCCTTTTTTGCGGAAGCTGAGATATTCAAGAAGGCAGGGCAGCCACAGGCCAACCCGAGCCGTTTCTCTAATGATGATAGACCGTTATCAGGGTTTTCGCCGTGAAGGCGCCCGAGTCGGCGTCAAAGGCCGCGGCCTGGGGATAGGTGGCGGCCAGGTCCGCGACCGCGGGGGGCAGCGGCTGCCCGGCCCAGCCCCGGATCACCACCAGGGCTGCCGTCCCCGAGGGGTCGGCGGGGCGCTGGTAGAGATCCGGCAGCGGCATCTCCCAGGTGAAGCGCAGGGGCGCGGCGGCAAGCGTCTCCGGATCCGGCTGCGGCTGGGGCGTAGGCCAATGGAGCAGGGGCACCCGGGTGTGGAGGTCAAGCAAAGGGAGCGCCACCCGGCTGTCCAGCACCAGCCCCTCGGCGGGCAGGGTGACCACCTGGGCCTGGGAGACGCCCAGATGGTCCAGATAGTGGCCCGCCGGCTCCAGGTTGCCGGCGCTGGTGGCGGCCAGAAAGGGTACGAAGGCCAGCCGTCCCGTCACCAGGGCGCTCCAGGCCGCGCCCAGGGCCAAGAAGCGCCGGAGCGGCACCTCGGCCAGGCCCCGGAGGCCATAGCCCGCCACCAGGGCCAGCATGGGCAGACAGGGCAGGCTGTAGCGGCTGCGCTGGACGGCCAGGCCAGCCAGGATCAGGAGGGGGCACAAGGGGATGAGGAGGCGGCGCTCCCGGCGCCGGACCCCCCGGGCCAGACCGGCCAGGGCAGCCGTTACCAGGAGGGGATGGGTCTGGAAAAGGAGGGTCGAGACCGGGCTCTCGGTCCAGCGCGTCAAGCCAGGCCGCTGGTAGCTGGCAAGAAACGGCAGCTG is a genomic window of Thermodesulfobacteriota bacterium containing:
- a CDS encoding glycosyltransferase family 39 protein → VTGLAVLVPVAGRADPLAHPLALGLLAGACALPFWSTPEVIVDASRYFCQAKALATSGWRAFWSGWGGPIFAWTDLPLTGLLNGLVFRLLGEERLGMQGLNTAFLAGTVLCTSRLGRTLWDAETGFLAGLLVLACPFLCSQVPLLLADVPAMFFFTLAVGGWISALATGGAARIVLAGLGIAGAVLAKFSTWPMLSTLVVAAAVLGPNRHWRQAGRGLGALAVAGLLLAPAAVALWPVLREQLPFLASYQRPGLTRWTESPVSTLLFQTHPLLVTAALAGLARGVRRRERRLLIPLCPLLILAGLAVQRSRYSLPCLPMLALVAGYGLRGLAEVPLRRFLALGAAWSALVTGRLAFVPFLAATSAGNLEPAGHYLDHLGVSQAQVVTLPAEGLVLDSRVALPLLDLHTRVPLLHWPTPQPQPDPETLAAAPLRFTWEMPLPDLYQRPADPSGTAALVVIRGWAGQPLPPAVADLAATYPQAAAFDADSGAFTAKTLITVYHH